In Lacerta agilis isolate rLacAgi1 chromosome 1, rLacAgi1.pri, whole genome shotgun sequence, the following proteins share a genomic window:
- the PHOSPHO2 gene encoding pyridoxal phosphate phosphatase PHOSPHO2, whose amino-acid sequence MKVLLVFDFDHTVVDENSDTWIVKCAPASKLPDEIKNSYRKGYWTEYMGRVFRYLWDIGIREDEMKRAMTAIPFTAGMKELLDFIGKHKDIFDCIIISDSNAIFIDWILKAADVSQVFDEVFTNPASFNDGGSLTVQNCHAHDCAKCPVNLCKRKVLEDFLEHLKPKVKYSQVIYIGDGGNDLCPVMCLKKSDVVMPRQGYMLESLISQLSQNLVPMEASVVVWSSGFEILAYLEVLTKG is encoded by the coding sequence ATGAAGGTCCTTCTGGTTTTTGATTTTGACCATACAGTTGTAGATGAAAACAGTGATACTTGGATTGTGAAATGTGCACCAGCTTCCAAGCTTCCTGATGAAATTAAAAATTCCTATCGAAAAGGATACTGGACAGAATATATGGGCAGAgtcttcagatacctgtgggacATTGGCATAAGAGAAGATGAGATGAAAAGAGCTATGACAGCAATCCCTTTTACTGCAGGAATGAAAGAGCTGCTAGATTTTATTGGCAAGCACAAAGACATTTTTGACTGCATAATTATATCGGATTCCAATGCAATATTTATTGATTGGATTTTAAAAGCTGCTGATGTATCTCAAGTATTTGATGAAGTGTTTACAAATCCCGCCAGTTTCAATGACGGTGGCTCTCTCACTGTGCAGAATTGTCACGCTCATGATTGCGCAAAGTGTCCTGTAAACCTCTGCAAGAGAAAAGTCTTGGAAGACTTCCTAGAACATTTAAAGCCCAAGGTGAAATACTCACAAGTTATATATATAGGCGATGGTGGGAATGACCTGTGCCCAGTAATGTGTTTGAAAAAAAGCGATGTTGTTATGCCAAGACAAGGGTATATGTTGGAGAGCTTGATTTCTCAGTTGTCTCAGAATCTTGTTCCCATGGAGGCATCGGTTGTCGTCTGGTCATCTGGATTTGAGATACTGGCCTACTTAGAAGTACTTACAAAAGGATAG